A stretch of the Diadema setosum chromosome 16, eeDiaSeto1, whole genome shotgun sequence genome encodes the following:
- the LOC140239878 gene encoding trace amine-associated receptor 7e-like, with amino-acid sequence MAPKRSDYPQTTADYASLLNEGGFEPMTNSLLHETSSQLSSKMVSTDQSLLVFDVSTSSESSIESTNTSDGAEVSRIWIPIAWTLSQYIQLIFAIAGIVGNFLVMAVLFKRRAKSRSTDTLIGGLAGADFITSILIIPVPVASSVPTSFLGELYCRIISTAILLWSSITASTYLLMSISVERYIAVVFPLYFNRNFNRRRVSMFIVLVWVTPVISVLFGFIVKTVDDETHTCELDYQYPTGQVIIAYYWFSLRMVIPCLTMVITQILIARELSKQASLFSHVSRTGGRAGGTPSFHIVARERVIKMMFIVIAIYIICWSPNQIAYLGFNLGWVPASFNHSSLQKVLVFLGFLNSCANPIIYAAHFPEFRAAVKEMITCTSEKNAPLFEKIDMKSSETMNNQPIANNV; translated from the coding sequence ATGGCGCCAAAAAGGAGCGACTATCCGCAGACGACGGCGGACTATGCAAGCTTGCTAAACGAGGGTGGATTCGAACCAATGACAAACAGTCTACTTCATGAAACCAGCTCACAATTGTCGTCAAAGATGGTATCAACAGATCAATCATTGCTTGTATTTGATGTATCAACATCCAGTGAAAGCAGCATCGAAAGTACTAATACATCTGATGGAGCTGAAGTCTCTCGGATATGGATCCCCATAGCTTGGACTTTAAGTCAATACATCCAACTAATATTTGCTATTGCAGGAATTGTAGGCAACTTTCTTGTGATGGCCGTCCTATTCAAAAGACGAGCTAAGAGTCGTTCAACAGACACTTTGATTGGCGGTCTTGCTGGCGCAGATTTTATCACCTCGATTCTTATCATCCCAGTACCAGTTGCATCATCAGTTCCAACATCGTTTCTTGGAGAGCTTTATTGCCGGATAATTTCTACTGCAATCCTTCTGTGGAGTTCAATAACTGCGTCGACTTATCTATTAATGTCCATTTCTGTGGAGCGTTACATAGCCGTCGTTTTTCCACTGTATTTCAATCGGAACTTTAATCGAAGACGTGTCTCAATGTTTATCGTACTTGTTTGGGTTACGCCTGTTATCTCTGTACTTTTTGGATTTATTGTGAAAACTGTAGATGACGAAACTCACACTTGTGAACTGGACTATCAATATCCAACAGGCCAGGTCATTATCGCCTACTACTGGTTTTCTTTGAGGATGGTCATTCCTTGCTTGACCATGGTCATCACCCAAATACTCATTGCTCGTGAGCTAAGTAAGCAAGCCTCCCTCTTCAGCCACGTTTCACGCACTGGAGGGAGGGCTGGCGGGACTCCTTCCTTCCATATCGTGGCGAGAGAACGAGTCATTAAAATGATGTTTATAGTGATCGCCATCTACATCATATGTTGGAGTCCTAATCAGATCGCCTATCTCGGTTTTAACCTAGGCTGGGTCCCTGCCTCCTTCAACCACAGTTCTCTGCAGAAGGTGCTGGTGTTCCTTGGCTTTCTCAACTCTTGCGCCAATCCAATTATTTATGCAGCTCACTTTCCTGAATTTAGAGCAGCTGTCAAAGAAATGATAACATGCACCTCAGAGAAAAACGCTCCGCTCTTTGAGAAAATCGACATGAAGTCAAGTGAAACAATGAACAACCAACCAATAGCGAATAACGTCTAA